The nucleotide sequence AGGGTACCACCCAAACAACTTGCACCCTTCTATTTTAATAATatgaatattaataaaacaattatTTTTAATAAAGTAGTAATGATAATAAATCTCCACCACTCCAATGAAGTCCAATCGAGCCACTTTGtcacaacacgacaaaactggcAACCAATGAATTGGTCTCAAAAGTATTATTGTGTGACATGTCATTTTCCTAAAATATTTCTTGGTGTATAGCTAACAATGGAATAACTCATGtctcataatgcccttttgaaaATGATTTTTACATCATCAATTTCGTTGTACTAATATTACTAAGCATATAATCTGAAAAAGATGACCATAACATACAAACTTTAACTGTAGGACCATATTTGATGCAAGTTTTTGTGCCTTTATTAAACTCCTTGTACAGCAAACTATATATAAAACGACACATAAACTAACCCGGGGATAAACACATTCACATATTAAGGAGCGGATTGTAACTAACTAGTTTTTTTGAGAATTGAAGTAGAGTAATAGTTCGTTTGTTTACTAGCTAAAGGAGTGGAACCAGATAAAACCGCAATTTTGAGTGAACGAGTTAATTTTTATTGAAGAATTGTTGGGGTTGGCTTCTCCCTTACTGGTTTTCAAAAACTTGCTACTAACTCATTGTAACTATTTAACTAGCATTCCCTCACAAGTATCATCTTTTGCAATGAGATGTTCTTGATCTTTTAGAAAGGCCCATTAGACCTTGCAAACCTACCACACCCATGCACAATTTGTAAGATATTAACAAGCCAACAAAACACATGttcctttttcttttgttttctagTCACTTTCTACACTTTTTAGTGATCATGACAACGAGGCAGTTGGTAACCCAACACGACCCGTCTTGGGCTCTAACCGTCTGGGCCCAATCGCTAAAGCCCAAAGTCAATACTTCTTTTTGATAAGGGTCTTGTATATATAAAATGAGCGGGAAACTAAAGAAAGGAATCCAAGAATACTGCCAAGCATTAAATGCTTGATAGATGAAGAGAAAGAGGTCGCCGGAAACCTAGTAGAACCAAGTTGGCCTCATTAATTGAAGCCTCTGATCCGACCGTTGggactcagacacgtgtctgagtccCCCAAAGACGGCAGAATGCCGTTAGATCGTTCAGGTGCTATTTACCAAGGGAGATAAGCCATTTCCTTTATACAAGGAAGGTATGCCTCGATCCTTAAGGGACAAGGTAACTAGCTTATCAGTATCCACACCACATACATCCTCATTAAATTCCGATATAATAACTAGCTTATCAGTATCCACACCACAGAGAATATTCCGGCAATCATACTCGTCGGAATAGGCTTCTCCTTTatctccggcaagtttacttattctcacgccggagcttggtcacggatccccctcccggggcCCTCCGTGACGAGGCTAATGGTTTTCTCTTTTGTAGAGGACGAAGACTGGGGCATTACAACGTCAGCGAGATCCTTTTGACGTCACCAGTGATTTGAGGATTCGACAGATCACCAACACTTTTCTTTGCAAATTGGAAGATAGAATGAAGATTCCTTCCACACCTTCATTTGTGATATTCTTCTCTTAATGGTTGGTGCATAATTCAAGAATCTCATCAAACCCAAAAGCACAAAGATTTTCTTGATTTGAAGTTGGTTTCTTGAAGCTCATTTGACATCAAGATTCCAGACTTTGCAAATTTTGAAGGTGGGTCTTCTTCTTTATtggtttttttttcttctaaataTGCTTGCTTTTGGTTATTGAATTATAAATGTTCATATTTGATAGTGAACTTTTACCTTAAACAGTTGCAATAGAAGGTGAATATGTTCCTCCGTCCATTAAATTACCCATCGAATTTGCTCGGTAAATTGAATAAGccaaaaagaatacataaaacgAAGATGAACATAACCCCGGTGCCAGAAAGAGGCAACAAACCCGCATCTAAACACAACTTTGGTTTAAATTTGGCTTCAATGAGCAGCAAGAATTCTATTAAAGGTTCTTTATTATATCAGCCCAATCTAGTGGGAATAATAGGCGGTATGTCACCAAATGTCACACTGGATTTCGTTAAAAAGCTCATAAACACGAGCAATGAGTGTAAACAAGACGAAAATGGGCTTTCTTTTTGCCACATGATGACCCTTTGTTGAAAAATTGTGTTGACCCGTTGGATTCGTTATCTCGGTCAACCGTCAAACTTGCTCAATCTGCCATTAAATGTGATTATAATAATCACATTTATGGAttaagatcaaatacaaaggatcctaattgtaagaagggtacaaaggctactaaaaaacccactaaaaaaaataataaaaaaaaaaaacatccaccaccacccaaaaaacctaaaccccacccCCTCCCCATCACCCACCCAATTGTCCATGAGAATTCGGGGTCCTGTGCGACTAGAAAAACTAGGCCCTTAAATTGTCATTAACCGTATATGTCGAGATGCTTCAAATGCAATTCTACCTTGGAATGAAGCAGTAGGAGTAGAGGGATATTTGCAGGTTTGTCAAAGATTATATCGGTTCAGAAGTAACACATAATTTGCACTTGATTTTAAAATCTATAAATATTTATTCTGAAGGTACATCGAATCAAATGAAGCAATTTGGTTTTAATTGTTCTATGAGCCTTGGTTGCCTTGGTTGTTGCTGCCAAAGGTGTTCTTCACAGCACCGGCCGCACCCTCGGCTAAGTTGGCTGCACCAGTTGCAGCACCTTGTGCTAAGCCCATCACACCACTTGCTGCTCCGCCAGCCATCATAGCCGCTCCTTGTGCCATCGTCTGTACCGAATTTTGAGTCTGCATACACATTCAATCTGTGAATTTACTACTTTCGACCAACTTGTAAATACATGCTTCAAACTCAATATTGACGATTAACCTATAGGCTATACAGATCCATCTACACATGTAATTTATGTTtgggatggcaatcaaacccgaacttggtgggtaaacccgaaacccggcACATTTGGGACGGCTATGGGGTCGGTTAATCGagtttgggaatagtttttactttttcatgggtttgggatttagtgatatacatGTTTACCCGACCAATTACCTGATAAagtatacccgtttacccgattgtatacccgatataatttcttttatattattaaatatgtatatatatgatacatccatttttttaCACATATAGATATTCTATTCCATACAGATTATagttgttttgatatatatttttatagtgACAATACGAAATGTAACTGGTTAGTAGTTACCCAATGGGTTTTGGGTtgagtatacccaacgagtaaGCTTTTTAAATTAACGGTTTACCTGAAACCCGcaggtatacccgatacccgacgggtttgggacaagcttatctaaccgggtttgggattgggattacctaaacccgtcccaaacccaaCCCATTGCCATCCCTTTATGTAGTCTATGATGCATAAAGTGGAATACTGGCGGTACGTGAGAGACAATTAATAGAACTAAGTGTTCGCTAAGGGAGGCCGGGGCACCTTGCAGGTACCCTTTCACGGGTTGCAACCGGGGCCAGCACCCCGCCGCCACCCATGCAGGTTGGCTTGGCGGGTTGGCTGGGCCAGCTCCCAAACCCGCTTGACATTCGCGTTAATCGAGGATTTTTTTACCGTTGGCACTTGTTTTGACACAACCAAACCACAATATTCTCTCCATTTTATATTCACGTTCACAAAACCTTTTCCATCTTTCACATTTACAAAACTATGGCAAACCCATGGACCGAAGAGGAAGTGATCGCGTAATCGTTGTCTATGTAGCGGTCCAACTCGAACCCACATTTCCTACTCGACGGGCCACTTTTTGAAACCGGGTGCACCGACAATTTGTAACCTATGTTGGTGATGACACGAACTGAACCGTGAATCAATTAGATTTACGATTCGCATTCATCCGTTATCAAATTTCTAGATTCCATGTCACGTTCTTGAATGTGTCAAACCCCAACAACGAGCTCTTCCATGTCACGTTCTTGAATGTGTCAAACCCCAACAACGAGCTCTAGGAGGACGAGCTTATTCAAGTGGCTCTTATCGACTGCAAACAAAACTTAGACGATGACTTTAACCACGTAGCGGCGTGGCGCATTCTTGCGACCTATGGTCCTCGTCGAAGTTCTGTTTGTAGTCGATACGAACCACTTGAATAAGCTTGTCCTTCCAATATCAATAGGTTGATTGTTTCGATCCTATATCTTCCAAAAGGAAAAAAAGATCTATGAGAGTTCTTTCCTGAATCCGAAAGAGAGTACTTGGGTTCTCCCAATAACTAAAAAGTGTAGCATGCCTGAATCTAACGGGGGTTCGCGGTGGTGGAGGGACTGGATCGGAAAAAAGAGCGATTCTAGTCGTAAGATATCTAATAAGACCGTCACTGGAGTTTGTCTTTGTATATTATAGGGATGATCCGATCCGCAAGGACCATGGCTAGGAATTGGGATCCAAAAGAAACTTGGGCCTTTATTACTTGGATCGTATTCGTAATTTACTTGCATATAGTTAAAATGGCTCATAATCGAACAAATAAAAATTTGCAAGGAGCAAATTCCGCAATTGTGGCGACTCTATTAAGAATAGGACTACATAGTTATGGTTCATTTACGTTAACCTATAGTTAAAATGGCTCATTTACGTTAACCTATAGTTATATTCAAGAAAAGTTCTTAAGAATACAAAGAGAATGCAATACGGTGTATATAAAACATCTTGTCTCAACCGGCGAGAACCGTGTGAATCAAGTAGTATAGTGATTCACACGGTTCTCGCAAAGACCAAGTACATTGGGTAAAATTTTAAATTCATATTTTGTTTCgactttatttaaaaattaatttaagAGAATAAAAATACTTCTTTGTTTTCATTAGCCAACCAACTCTAAAAATAATAGGAGTTTTCTTTTAAGAAAACTATCTATAAAAATAATTAGATAGAATACCTTCAACCTTGTCAACTCATAGTGAAAGAACAAAATCGGGGTACATACCAATACCTATTACTGGTATAAAAATGGAGATGGAGACAAATAACTCACGCTGTCCAGAATAAAAAACATAAGAGTTTGGAGTATTAAATAACATAGAGCTCGTTGTTGGGGTTTGGCACATTCAAGAACGTGGCATGGAATCTAGAAATTTGGTAACGGATGAACGCGAATCGTGAATCTAATGATTCACGGTTCGGTTCGTGTCACCAACATAGGTTTAAAATTGCCGGTGCAACCGGTTCCAAAAAGTGGCCCGTTGAGTATGAGATGTGGGTTTGAGTTGGACCACTACATAAGACAACGATAACGCGATCTCTTCCTCTTCGGTCCACAGGTTTGCCATAGTTTTGTGAATGTGACTGATGGAAAAGGTTTTGTGAATGTGAATATAAAATGGAGAGAATTTTGTGGTTTGGTTGTGTGTTATGGATGGTTTTAAATAGAGAAGGGAATAAAGTATTTGAATggaatatatatttaaaatgacCAAACGATCAAAACAAGTGCCAACTGTCGAAAATTACTCGATTAACACGAATGTCAAGCAGGTTTGGGAGTCGGCCCAACTAACCCGCCAAGCCAACCCACATGGTTGGTGGCGGTGTGCTGGCCCGGGTTGCAACCCGTGGAAGGCTACCCGCAACTCCGCAAGGTACCCCAGCCTCCCTTGGCCTAATAAAAAACCAGCTAAGGCCGAAACTTAGCCGACGTTTTTTTAGTGGCTAAATAAAAGCTTTTATACGTTTTTCTATGACAGCTAAAAAGGCAGGCCAAATttgcttaggggttgtttgtttacctcttagtgagcctcttaatggttcagatctcttcttactgattcagcacttaatttaatggttcagactgtttgtttcactagcagatgtctgaatggttcagacatttgcctctgaatggttaagatttatacaaagtctgaatggttaagacctctaatctgaattggtcagacatttgtctctgaacggttaagcattatacaggctcttaatggttcatacctcttactggttcagcacttaatggttcagacctcttacaggttcagcacttaaccattcagatgttgccaaacagcccctagaCATGTATCATCGGTTTTTTCGTGAACCTATTTGTAGTTTTCTAAGATTTTTTGTGTCGGCTAAAATTTAACCCACcctttaccatcttggccggaggTGCTTATCTCTTAAATcctgatttatttatttttttctttctaaacatGCCTATTTTTGCAAAACTTAAAATTCAACTTTAATCTTAAAttaaaccttttttatttttcctaATCGATTTTTTTACTAGATATGTATTTTTGCAATGCTTTAATTCAACTTTACTCTTAAATTGCACCTTTTCTATTTATCCTAATTGAATTTTTTTACTAAATATATGTACTTTTGCAAAGCTTAAATTCAACTTTACTCTTAAACTACACCTCTTTATTTTAGGAATaatagattttaataatctcaattaTTAGTAGTTGGTCGGCAACGgtctcaactttaaaaataaccagaGGTGGTCTCActttttcacatattgtaaaccaaTGAACCTTTACTAACATAACCTTAATTTCTTTTTATCCCCTTATCATTCTCAATTTACTAAAGGTCCATTAGTTTTACAATATGTTAAAAAATAGGTCCATGATTATTTTTAAAGTTGGAACCGTTACTGACTAACGACTAATAGTTACCATTATTATAATTcattatttctttattttacatCCATGAGAGTTATTATTAAAATTCATTATTTTTTATGAACGTTACTTGGCTAACGACTAATAGTTACCATTATTATAATTcattatttctttattttacatCCATGAGAGTTATTATTAAAATTcattatttctttattttacatACATGAGAGTATTATTAAAATTCATTATTCCTTTATTTTACATTCATGAGAGTTAAATTCTCGGCATTTGGAAAGGAAAAGCCTTATTCAACTCCTAGGTACAATAAAAAGCCGAGAAAAGAATTTTTGACAAGGCAAAATCcgtagaaaaaaaaaatcttgacagttgtaaatttgaaaaaaatatataataataatacctGCTCTAGAACACCAGCATTTTGGGCAGGTTGTTGGGTCGTTGCTGCATCTCTATGCAACTGCAACCGTCATGAAAAATCAGGTCGAAACgattattattaattaaaagtGTAAAGACTCTGATCATAGAATTAAATTGTGGGATACCTGAGCTTGATCGGCCGTGGCCTCACCTTCAAAGGTGGCTTGTTGACTCGCCATTTTTTATCGCTTAATTTCGTGTGGTAAAGTTGCAATGGGTATGGAAGGAAGGAAACGGTTGTATTTATGTATGTTTTTTTAGGCAAACATATGGCCTCTTTAACACACACGTGGATATAACTGTGGCATGCCACCAAACAAGGCATTGTTTGTGGAGATATGTATTGGCCTATAAAGTCCGGTTTATGTTAATCGGACAGTTTTTTCTTTTGGgtaaattacaagtttcatcctttatgtttatatAATATTACTCGAGTACTATATTACTCCAGCTTGACTCAAAAGTCTTCTTAGGTAGCTTATAACCTCAAATCAAACATTTCTTTTGTgagtatgtttggcatggagcttttagaagcttctaactttaagcttttaagaaaaatcTCCTACCCAGTAAAgaggaattggcctgtaataatcccacataaaccttattggccattaataatcccatctcagaatattccccccaccagtcccacctttcaactatttttcctacaatggtcctccgttaaaaaaacttaacggagttaagcttttttccaaattacaaactgattttttagggcttttgatcagaacgatgatacgagttcattgatgtaaaacttacttcgaaatggtgctccaagtgacttaattttggttaattggaaatttaaacacccgaattgaagcgctgttttcatcgtttggagcaccgtttcgaggcaagttttacatcaatggactcgtatcgtcattctaatcaaaagccctaaaaatctgtttgtaagttggaaaaaaacttaaactccgttaagtttttttaacgggggaccattgtaggaaaaatatgtgaaaggtgggactggtgggggggaatattctgaggtgggattattattggccaataaggtttaggtaggattattacaggccaatttcccccCAGTAAAAAACCTTGTTTGCttgaaggagcttgaagcttttaggttaggagcttgaagctttttgTTAAACGCCCccactagtagcgtttagaaggagttACAAGCTTTTAgagaaaaaatgactattttaacctcaaaagataatgaattttttaatgcacaaactttttaaatttttagctgtccattttagtcattttatacattttattaaaaggtACAACTACTTTGCCAATatcaaatatatctaaaaaactaCAGTTACCAGCttcagccaccagctacttttacCAAACATACCCTATCAATACCGGTATTGATTatcattttaaatttaaattaaaaaagaTTTTGCAAGCGTTATACTACTTCATGCAGAAACTAACCATTTTAACAATATATGTAATCAAAATTCTTACCATGTTGTATAGGAGGGTTACCATTTGGTCCATTTCTTACCATGGCATCACTAAAATCCTTTCATTTCAAGATCACTGACATCACTAGCTACTTCAAGTCCTACATTAATGATATCCATTTCACACGAAGATGTAACACCCAATTAGGCCCGGTCCAATGAGTTTGGGCCCAACAGATATGGATCAATAACTGGCTTAGCCCATCCCCCTTCCTATATTAAATAGGAGGCTTAATTCTATTGTAGAGGATCCACTCTTCTCCTAAAACATAACCATTTAGCTCTACTTTCTCTATCCCTTTCATTTACTCTTGTTTACATATTAATATTGACTTGAGCATCGGATGGTGGTTTAGAGACCCTGGTCTCTGACCCCTACTAATGAGTTGTTCATGTTGTTTCATAGCAGCACCTCAGAGCGGATCGGAGAAGAGGAAGTGTCCTCAGTCCATATCTTGAGTTGATGCAATCACCCAGTTATCCCCGACGGATAATTTTATgcatcaccaccacaaccaccaccacactATCCACAAcgttgacttttaaaagtcaaacataCCATGCTTTTTTACCTGATAAAAGAATTGAGAGCAGCCAGAGATACTCTTTACACTTGAATGTTAAACAAGCAAGCTTTTCAACCATGACATGGCACAAATGGGTAGCAAAATTCAAGATTCTccacaaagaaaaaaaaaatagagtttAAACCTTTTTGACATTGTGACAAGACTTCACATTAACTGTTGAGAATAAAGAGTAAGCATTTCTAAACCACAAAAAGCCATTTCCATAATTCCATCTAAACTCAATATAACAACAACATTACATTCTTTATAAAATCCcaaaacttaaattgtcaaacaaCATATTCCCATCTAAGAACCAATACCCCAAAAtccttatttttttttataacaaccaacatataaaacatcatatagatacatatatatgtgtatacCATCCCACCTCCACCGAACCCTCTCTACAAATCTAATTATTTTTCCCAGCTCAAAATCTGTGTAACTGTCTTCGGTTATTCTTTAATTCACGCACGAGTTAATTTCGTAATTTGATCATATGATTATCCTCTCAGGCTCCGAGCCTCGTATGTAACCATTGACAAACTTCTTCCATCTCTTTAGGAACAGTGTAATGACCAAGCCTGCAAAATCGTATAAAGAatgtttaaatatttatttgaaaatttttattttaataatcccaactttgaCATATCTGTCGGCAACGGTTCCAACTAAGTAAATGTTTTGTGACAGCCCCAACTTTTGACCTATTTTCCCTTTGTGGTTCCATACTTACTAAAagttaactcagttagttttttgCTGACGTGGACTGCCACATAAGCAGTCAACGTCATCAAAACTCTGACTTATTTGCCACATAAGCAAACCACGTcagcaaaactttgacttttttgCCACATAAGCAGTCCAAGTCATCAAAAACTAATTGGGTTAACTTTTAGTTAGTATGGGATCGTTCAGGGAAAATATGTTAAAAGTTGGGACTGCCACAAAACATTTTCTAAGTTGGGACTGTTGCCTGCCAATATGTCAAAATTAGGATAATTAAAATCCaattttcctatttatttttataaCTACGTCGAATTGAAATACGAATTAATGATCTTGATATCATACCCTTCGTAGCTTTTGAACGTAACATAACGAAAACCAGCTGAAATCATCATCTGGGAAGACCTCTCTCCGTATTTGTACGGAACTACTTCATCGCCTGTCATGCATTTTGATTACATCAATAAGTAAGATTATGTTTATTTACCGTTGTAGAAATAAGCGTCAAAGTTGAAAATACTCACACTGTCCGTGACAGAACAAAATGGGCAACGAAGCAGCGCGTCTTGCAGCATCATTTGATCCTATTTTGTTCCTTAAGTTCCTGCATGCGAATACAACTACgttaagcttttttttttttgttgaattaTTTAAAAAATGATATATAAGCTTTCGTTTGTGAAATTTACCGTGCACCAGGAAGCCATCCGCTTAATCCAACTACAGCTTTTAGATTAATCGGGTACGGGTTTCCATTTCCGTATTTTCCTTGAGCGAAACAAGCTGCGGAGTAAAGTGCACATGCGCCACCCATACTGAATCCTCCAATACCGAGTTTTACTGTTTGAAAAACCGAAAAATTGCAAGTTTTTTTTACTTTAGATGCATAAAATATTAAAACCAATATACAaataaaaagcaaaaaaaaaaaaaaatcaatatacCATCAGAGGGCTCTGTTGATAACAAGTTTGCTATGTGTGCTATTGAAGCATCTAAACCTTCAACATCATTCGGACCGTCTTCCGAAAGCTCTCCTTCATCAAACCCTGTAAAGAACCCGGAAATGTTACTAGATCATCACAAGTTTATTTCAATTAAATAACATTCAATGTGTTTAAATTTTTAATAAtgatatattagtatattacatgcGGTACAAGGGAATCCCCCTAGCGCAGTCACGGGGCGAGTAGGAGCGGTTGGGCATATCCATTTAATCTGCAAAATGTAACGTTATCGGTATCATCAAACTATCAAATGACGTTTTAACGaaaacataaacaaaacaaaaggAAACACGCTTACATTTGGAAGAGGAAGGTTGTCCAAGAGTTGAGACCAGCTGTAGTAATAAAAAGCGTCAAGATCCGAAATAAAATCGTTACAACATAACCATTATTTGAATACAAAACTGCTGAATCTAATCTACCTTGACCCGTTATCGCCAAGGCCATGCAACCAAACTATAGTTGCTTGGTGCTTTGCTTTCGGCCTCACGACATATGTCCTCCCAAATTCAACGGTTCGCCTAGCCGTTCTACTACCTGGGGTTCGGTCAaaaattttatcaaacacttggcgtgcaaCAAACGTTCAAACACGAAACAGTTGAACATTCTAACAAATTACAAAAATAATGAAGGGAAATGGAGTTTGAAGTTTAACTAACCAGAACCCATGGAAGCACTTGAATAACTCATCTTAGACATGTGAAACAGTAAACAACTACAACGGTTACTACAACGGTTGGGCTGTGTTTGTAATGTGTATAAGCTGCAATATGAATAACAGGTTGGTTGTGGGAGTGTTAATTTATAGGGAAATTGGGGGAAAAGAGAAGAATAGAATAGAGAATAAGTGAATATTCAAACACTAAAAACACACATATGTATGTGTGAACCAGCTGCTGCACATTGTGCCTAAAATCCAAAAAGACACAAATGGAAAAAGCAAGAAATCTTTTGCATAATGAGAAAGAGAAAGGGAATCGAATGCAGAGCACAAAATCATAAAACCCCACTTCAGGAAATGAGATTAAGGGCTCAAAAATGGAGGGAATTTATGCTTGGCGGttcactaaaaatattaaaattaaagaaaaaaaactttttttttttttttcaattcatGAATGATTTATTTTATGATTGATGGATACCCATTATCTTGAAAGTGAAGATGAAGCGTCTAAGTTATGATGATTACCATATGTGACTAGCGAAGATGAAATCTTTAGGTGATCAAGATTCAAGAAACACCATCGAGGTGAAATGCAGCGTAAAACAGAGACATAATAATAATTTTGAATAgggtttttgtttgtttgtttgtttgttaaggcAGGCAGGCAGGAGCAGAATTCAAAGGCATCTTGTATTGTATGTGTACCTTTTTTGCTTTTAAATTTCAAATTCTCATTGATTTCACTGCCTGCCTACTGCCTGGTTATGGGTACATTCCTCGTGCCTGTTTTTTGGAACTACTCTTCACTATCTTGTACTTTACCAAGCGAGTAATTGAGCCCAATTCAAAACCTCACATATTTGAGATGGGTTTTGGTCAGGTGATCGGGTATGGGATCGAGTTTGggattagtttttattttttttgtgagTTTGAGATTTGATGATATACTCGTTTACTTGATCCTGTTACCGATATAGTGTATCCGTTTATCTGATTGTATACCctatataatttcttttattttttttaagtctGTGTATATATGATACTATCTATTTCATCTATGGATTTTagtatatttttaatatatattttggtattttatttatatactttgtagttatttgatatatctTTATAGTGATAATGTTAAATTTAATTGATTAGTTGTCAGATAGATACCTAGATACCTGATGGGTTTTGGTCAGGTATACCCaacggtttttttttttcttttaattaacGAGGTTACCCAAAACCAACGGATATACCCAATACCCAACACGTAGTTACTCgatagaaacccgacgggtttgaAACAAGCTTATTTAATCAGATTTGGGATTGAGATTACTTAAACACGTCTCAAACCGGACCCATTACCATCCCTACTTAACTCACACGTTCTTTAAATCCGTCTCTACATATTAATGTCTATCAAATGACTAGAATCTTCAATCATTTGAATTTTGGGGAGAAAAACCTTTACTATCAACCTTGATATTGCTTAGGTTCACATTCATGGTATCAACTTGATGTTCACATTCATGGTATCAACTTTTATTAGTTCATTCTGGTTTAGGATTACATGTATGTAATCTTTTTATAAAATACCATACTCATCGTGCTCGAGTTTTTTTGTCATCCCTAATAGAAAAGTAATAATGTTGGTGACAAATAACCTATAGATTGTATAAAGAAAAGAGTGTCCTAATGTTATTGAAAAAATGTTTGAAGATTAAAATTGCAGTGACCTGTATTCATAGTTAGTTAGAGCATCTCCAATGAGTATGCGTAAAACACTAT is from Helianthus annuus cultivar XRQ/B chromosome 9, HanXRQr2.0-SUNRISE, whole genome shotgun sequence and encodes:
- the LOC110880076 gene encoding acyl-protein thioesterase 2, with amino-acid sequence MSKMSYSSASMGSGSRTARRTVEFGRTYVVRPKAKHQATIVWLHGLGDNGSSWSQLLDNLPLPNIKWICPTAPTRPVTALGGFPCTAWFDEGELSEDGPNDVEGLDASIAHIANLLSTEPSDVKLGIGGFSMGGACALYSAACFAQGKYGNGNPYPINLKAVVGLSGWLPGARNLRNKIGSNDAARRAASLPILFCHGQCDEVVPYKYGERSSQMMISAGFRYVTFKSYEGLGHYTVPKEMEEVCQWLHTRLGA